One Diabrotica virgifera virgifera chromosome 3, PGI_DIABVI_V3a genomic window carries:
- the LOC126881107 gene encoding uncharacterized protein LOC126881107 isoform X1, translated as MSKLLSVLVIAVALCFSCLNAADDRPEGTPECLAKSGALEADVFARPRKYSQEIHCFWKCMLERSNMLDAAGVVNVDLFEKAFPKAAVNMQPQQITDIKKCLATIGKIVICDDMSKVRECFVKVLKS; from the exons atgtcaaaattactAAGTGTGTTAGTTATTGCCGTAGCGTTATGT TTTTCGTGTTTAAATGCCGCTGATGATCGCCCGGAAGGCACACCAGAATGTCTAGCAAAGTCAGGGGCCCTCGAAGCCGATGTTTTTGCAAGACCTCGTAAATACTCTCAAGAAATTCACTGCTTCTGGAAATGTATGTTAGAAAGAAGTAATATGTTGGATGCAGCTGGTGTTGTAAACGTCGACTTGTTTGAAAAAGCTTTCCCAAAAGCTGCTGTTAATATGCAACCTCAGCAGATAACTGATATAAAGAAATGTTTGGCAACTATCGGAAAAATTGTCATCTGTGACGATATGAGCAAAGTTAGGGAGTGTTTTGTTAAGGTTTTAAAATCTTGA